The proteins below are encoded in one region of Bacillus alveayuensis:
- a CDS encoding cytochrome c-type biogenesis protein (product_source=KO:K06196; cath_funfam=4.10.49.10; cog=COG0785; ko=KO:K06196; pfam=PF02683; superfamily=81427; transmembrane_helix_parts=Outside_1_9,TMhelix_10_32,Inside_33_52,TMhelix_53_75,Outside_76_89,TMhelix_90_107,Inside_108_126,TMhelix_127_149,Outside_150_163,TMhelix_164_186,Inside_187_202,TMhelix_203_225,Outside_226_235) produces MSDINIFLAFGAGLLSFISPCCLPLYPAFLSYITGMSINELKSENARIQKRSLLHTLFFLLGFSVIFIAIGFGTSFIGNLFLNYQDLIRQIGAILIVFFGLVILGVFTPDVLMKERRFEFQNRPAGLLGSILIGMAFAAGWTPCTGPILASVILLATSNPGSGIIYMIAYTLGFAIPFFILSFFIGKINWIKKHNVMIMKIGGVIMIIMGVMLFFDWLTKIIIFFTNLFGGFTGF; encoded by the coding sequence ATGAGTGATATAAACATTTTTTTAGCCTTTGGGGCAGGATTATTATCTTTTATTTCTCCTTGTTGTTTACCATTGTATCCGGCTTTTTTATCATATATAACGGGTATGTCAATCAATGAATTAAAATCTGAAAATGCACGGATCCAAAAGCGAAGTTTGCTGCATACTCTATTTTTTTTATTAGGTTTTTCCGTTATATTTATTGCGATTGGATTTGGAACATCTTTTATCGGGAATTTATTTTTAAATTATCAAGATTTGATCCGCCAAATTGGTGCGATTTTAATTGTTTTTTTCGGTCTCGTCATTTTAGGAGTATTTACCCCAGATGTTTTAATGAAAGAAAGACGATTTGAATTTCAAAATCGCCCTGCTGGATTATTAGGATCAATTTTAATCGGAATGGCTTTTGCTGCTGGATGGACCCCATGTACCGGACCTATTTTAGCCTCCGTTATTTTACTTGCGACGTCCAATCCAGGATCTGGTATAATATATATGATTGCCTATACATTAGGTTTTGCCATACCGTTTTTTATCTTGTCCTTTTTCATAGGTAAAATCAATTGGATTAAAAAGCATAATGTGATGATTATGAAAATTGGTGGAGTTATCATGATCATTATGGGAGTTATGTTGTTTTTTGATTGGCTCACGAAAATTATCATATTCTTTACGAATTTATTTGGGGGCTTTACAGGTTTTTAA
- a CDS encoding two-component system chemotaxis response regulator CheY (product_source=KO:K03413; cath_funfam=3.40.50.2300; cog=COG4753; ko=KO:K03413; pfam=PF00072; smart=SM00448; superfamily=52172), with protein MSRILIVDDAKFLRETLKKILSNGHYSVVGEAKNGLEAVRLYKKMRPDLVIMDITMPEMSGIDAMKEIRNEDPDAKIIMCSAIGQQRVVFEAIEAGAKDFLVKPFDEMRVLQAVKHVLNNN; from the coding sequence GTGTCTCGTATTTTAATCGTGGATGATGCAAAATTTTTGCGGGAAACGTTAAAGAAAATATTGTCAAACGGTCATTATTCAGTCGTTGGGGAAGCAAAAAATGGTTTGGAAGCTGTTCGGCTCTATAAAAAAATGCGTCCAGATCTTGTCATTATGGATATTACGATGCCGGAAATGAGTGGTATCGATGCTATGAAAGAAATACGGAATGAAGATCCTGATGCGAAGATTATTATGTGTTCCGCTATTGGTCAACAACGAGTTGTTTTTGAAGCCATTGAAGCAGGTGCGAAAGATTTTCTTGTCAAACCATTTGATGAAATGAGGGTGTTGCAAGCTGTTAAGCATGTATTAAACAATAATTAA
- a CDS encoding membrane protein CcdC involved in cytochrome C biogenesis (product_source=COG4846; cog=COG4846; pfam=PF07301; superfamily=103473; transmembrane_helix_parts=Outside_1_3,TMhelix_4_21,Inside_22_32,TMhelix_33_50,Outside_51_53,TMhelix_54_73,Inside_74_93,TMhelix_94_116,Outside_117_120,TMhelix_121_140,Inside_141_154) encodes MMIVSSIFAIIMGILVIFIRSKASKKPVTAKKIILPPIFMSSGALMYLFPEFRITPLEIAEALFVGSIFSIFLMKTSNFEVRGQHIYLKRSKAFIFILFGLLALRILLKSILSFTIDYGELTGMFWMLAFGMIVPWRIAMYIQFRKLKREIEGF; translated from the coding sequence ATGATGATTGTTTCTTCAATTTTTGCCATAATCATGGGGATTCTTGTCATTTTTATTCGCTCAAAGGCATCTAAAAAGCCCGTCACAGCCAAAAAGATCATTTTGCCCCCTATATTTATGAGTTCTGGTGCATTGATGTATTTATTTCCTGAATTTCGGATTACTCCGTTAGAAATTGCCGAAGCATTATTCGTTGGCTCCATTTTTTCGATATTTTTAATGAAAACTTCAAATTTTGAAGTGAGAGGTCAACATATTTATTTAAAACGTTCCAAAGCCTTTATTTTTATCCTGTTTGGTCTTTTAGCTTTACGTATTCTATTAAAAAGCATTTTGAGTTTTACAATCGATTACGGTGAATTAACCGGAATGTTTTGGATGCTAGCTTTCGGAATGATCGTGCCGTGGCGAATTGCCATGTATATTCAATTCCGAAAATTAAAAAGGGAAATAGAGGGGTTTTAA
- a CDS encoding uncharacterized protein YcgL (UPF0745 family) (product_source=COG3100; cog=COG3100; pfam=PF11084; transmembrane_helix_parts=Outside_1_4,TMhelix_5_27,Inside_28_141), whose product MLTGWFLWFILLWVVFLITMLAIGGFFMFRKFLKRLPKEDGKSELDWQEYYIQQTHHLWSDEQKQLLEELVSPVPELFRDVARQKIAGKIGELALKENAAEITQDLVIRGYILATPKRDHKFLIKRLKEKNIDYSQYEALF is encoded by the coding sequence ATGTTAACGGGATGGTTTTTATGGTTTATTTTGCTATGGGTCGTCTTCCTTATTACGATGCTGGCAATCGGGGGCTTTTTTATGTTTCGGAAATTTTTAAAACGATTACCGAAGGAAGACGGCAAATCAGAATTAGATTGGCAGGAATATTACATACAACAAACACATCATTTATGGTCAGATGAACAAAAACAGCTTCTAGAAGAGTTAGTATCACCTGTTCCAGAGCTTTTCCGCGATGTTGCTAGACAAAAAATAGCCGGAAAAATTGGGGAACTCGCACTGAAAGAAAACGCAGCTGAGATCACGCAAGATCTCGTGATCAGAGGATATATTTTAGCTACACCAAAACGTGATCATAAGTTTTTAATCAAGAGATTAAAGGAAAAAAATATTGATTATTCCCAATATGAAGCACTTTTTTAA